In Perca fluviatilis chromosome 18, GENO_Pfluv_1.0, whole genome shotgun sequence, one genomic interval encodes:
- the atf3 gene encoding cyclic AMP-dependent transcription factor ATF-3 encodes MMLQHSGPSLADISCSAMVPCLSPPGTLTLDDFTNFTPLVKEELRLAIQTKRQSNGLSADISSDGASSSSDRASEHHACGSGVRREITPQEHERRKRRRERNKIAAAKCRNKKKEKTETLQQESEKLETVNADLKAQIEELKQQKQQLVYMLNLHRPTCIVRAQNGQTPEDERNLFIQHIKESTLQLHDLTTSITSASSSSSVSTLAPLDGGRLTLDHIHCPGHL; translated from the exons ATGATGCTGCAGCACTCGGGTCCCTCGCTGGCTGACATCAGCTGCTCGGCTATGGTGCCCTGCCTGTCGCCGCCAGGCACGCTCACCCTGGACGACTTCACCAACTTCACCCCGCTGGTGAAAGAAGAGCTGCGGCTGGCCATCCAGACCAAGCGTCAGTCCAACGGGCTCAGCGCAGACATCAGCTCAGACGGCGCCAGCTCCAGCTCGGACCGAGCCTCGGAGCACCACGCCTGCGGATCTGGAGTCAGGAGAGAG ATCACACCTCAGGAGCACGAAAGGAggaagagacggagagagaggaaCAAGATCGCGGCTGCCAAATGCCGCaacaagaagaaggagaagactGAGACTCTGCAGCAG GAGTCTGAGAAACTGGAGACCGTCAACGCCGACCTGAAGGCTCAGATCGAGGAGCTgaagcagcagaagcagcagctggTCTACATGCTCAACCTGCACCGGCCGACCTGCATCGTCCGAGCCCAAAACGGCCAAACGCCCGAGGACGAGAGGAACCTCTTCATCCAACACATCAAGGAGAGCACCTTACAACTGCACGACCTCACCACCTCCATCACATCCGCCTCCTCGTCTTCATCCGTCTCCACGTTGGCGCCTCTGGACGGAGGGCGTCTGACCCTCGACCACATTCACTGTCCCGGTCACCTATGA